A single genomic interval of Homo sapiens chromosome 7, GRCh38.p14 Primary Assembly harbors:
- the BRAT1 gene encoding integrator complex assembly factor BRAT1 isoform X5: MDPECAQLLPALCAVLVDPRQPVADDTCLEKLLDWFKTVTEGESSVVLLQEHPCLVELLSHVLKVQDLSSGVLSFSLRLAGTFAAQENCFQYLQGELLPGLFGEPGPLGRATWAVPTVRSGWIQGLRSLAQHPSALRFLADHGAVDTIFSLQGDSSLFVASAASQLLVHVLALSMRGGAEGQPCLPGGDWPACAQKIMDHVEESLCSAATPKVTQALNVLTTTFGRCQSPWTEALWVRLSPRVACLLERDPIPAAHSFVDLLLCVARSPVFSSSDGSLWETVARALSCLGPTHMGPLALGILKLEHCPQALRTQAFQVLLQPLACVLKATVQAPGPPGLLDGTADDATTVDTLLASKSSCAGLLCRTLAHLEELQPLPQRPSPWPQASLLGATVTVLRLCDGSAAPASSVGGHLCGTLAGCVRVQRAALDFLGTLSQGTGPQELVTQALAVLLECLESPGSSPTVLKKAFQATLRWLLSSPKTPGCSDLGPLIPQFLRELFPVLQKRLCHPCWEVRDSALEFLTQLSRHWGGQADFRCALLASEVPQLALQLLQDPESYVRASAVTAMGQLSSQGLHAPTSPEHAEARQSLFLELLHILSVDSEGFPRRAVMQVFTEWLRDGHADAAQDTEQFVATVLQAASRDLDWEVRAQGLELALVFLGQTLGPPRTHCPYAVALPEVAPAQPLTEALRALCHVGLFDFAFCALFDCDRPVAQKSCDLLLFLRDKIASYSSLREARGSPNTASAEATLPRWRAGEQAQPPGDQEPEAVLAMLRSLDLEGLRSTLAESSDHVEKSPQSLLQDMLATGGFLQGDEADCY, translated from the exons ATGGACCCAGAATGCGCCCAGCTGCTCCCGGCTCTCTGTGCTGTTCTGGTAGATCCCAGGCAGCCGGTGGCAGATGACACCTGTTTGGAGAAGCTCCTGGACTGGTTTAAAACGGTCACTGAAGGAG AGTCCAGTGTCGTGCTGCTGCAGGAGCACCCCTGCCTGGTGGAGCTGCTGTCCCATGTGCTGAAAGTCCAGGACCTGAGTTCTGGGGTCCTCTCCTTCTCACTGCGCCTGGCAGGAACCTTCGCAGCCCAGGAAAACTGCTTCCAGTATCTTCAG GGGGAGTTACTACCAGGGCTCTTTGGGGAGCCAGGACCCCTCGGCCGAGCAACCTGGGCCGTCCCCACCGTGCGCAGCGGCTGGATCCAGGGCCTGCGCTCCCTGGCACAGCACCCCAGCGCCCTGCGCTTCCTGGCCGACCATG GTGCGGTCGACACCATCTTCTCCCTGCAGGGAGACTCCAGCCTGTTTGTGGCCTCGGCGGCCAGTCAGCTCCTGGTGCACGTCCTGGCTTTGTCCATGCGAGGTGGAGCCGAGGGGCAGCCCTGCCTGCCGGGGGGTGACTGGCCCGCGTGTGCCCAGAAGATCATGGATCACGTTGAAGAGTCCTTGTGCTCCGCGGCCACCCCCAAGGTCACTCAGGCCCTGAACGTCCTGACCACGACCTTCGGGCGCTGCCAGAGCCCCTGGACGGAAGCCCTGTGGGTGCGGCTGAGTCCCCGCGTGGCCTGTCTGCTGGAGAGAGACCCCATCCCCGCCGCACACTCGTTCGTGGACCTGCTTCTCTGTGTGGCTCG TTCTCCCGTGTTCAGTTCTTCCGACGGCAGCCTGTGGGAGACAGTGGCGCGGGCTCTGAGCTGCCTGGGTCCCACCCACATGGGACCCCTGGCTTTGGGGATCCTGAAGCTCGAGCACTG TCCACAGGCACTGAGGACCCAGGCCTTCCAGGTCCTTCTCCAGCCCCTGGCCTGTGTCCTGAAGGCCACGGTTCAGGCCCCCGGACCCCCAG GCTTGCTGGACGGGACGGCAGACGATGCCACGACGGTGGACACACTCCTGGCCTCCAAGTCGTCCTGCGCCGGCCTCCTGTGCCGCACCCTGGCTCACCTGGAGGAGCTGCAGCCGCTG CCCCAGCGCCCTTCACCGTGGCCCCAGGCGTCTCTACTGGGGGCTACAGTGACTGTCCTGCGGCTCTGTGACGGCTCGGCTGCCCCTGCCTCCAGTGTGGGGGGCCACCTCTGTGGGACCCTGGCGGGCTGCGTCCGGGTCCAGCGAGCAGCCCTCGACTTCCTGGGGACGCTGTCACAGGGGACAG GCCCCCAGGAGCTGGTGACGCAGGCGCTTGCTGTCCTCCTGGAGTGCCTCGAGAGCCCCGGCTCCAGCCCCACG GTTCTGAAGAAGGCCTTCCAGGCCACGCTCAGGTGGCTCCTGAGCTCACCCAAGACCCCCGGCTGCTCTGATCTCGGCCCCCTCATCCCGCAGTTCCTCAGAG AGCTGTTCCCTGTGCTGCAGAAACGCCTGTgccacccctgctgggaggtgagggACTCCGCCCTCGAGTTCCTGACCCAGCTGAGCAGGCACTGGGGAG GACAGGCTGACTTCAGATGCGCACTCTTGGCTTCAGAGGTGCCTCAGCTGGCCCTGCAGCTCCTCCAGGACCCTGAGAGTTATGTCCGAGCGAGTGCAGTGACCGCCATGGGGCAGCTGTCCAGCCAGGGCCTGCACGCCCCCACCAGCCCTGAGCATGCAGAGGCCCGGCAG AGCCTGTTCCTGGAGCTCCTGCACATCCTCTCCGTAGACTCGGAGGGCTTCCCACGGCGGGCGGTCATGCAAGTCTTCACTGAGTGGCTGCGGGACGGCCACGCCGACGCGGCCCAGGACACGGAGCAGTTCGTGGCCACTGTGCTGCAGGCGGCGAGCCGAGACCTGGACTGGGAGGTCCGCGCCCAGGGCCTGGAGCTGGCCCTCGTGTTCCTGGGCCAGACTTTGGGGCCGCCGCGTACCCACTGCCCCTATGCCGTGGCCCTACCCGAGGTGGCCCCAGCCCAGCCACTCACCGAGGCACTGAGGGCTCTCTGCCACGTGGGGCTCTTTGACTTCGCCTTTTGTGCCTTGTTTGACTGCGACCGCCCTGTGGCGCAGAAGTCTTGTGACCTCCTTCTCTTCCTGAGGGACAAGATTGCTTCCTACAGCAGCCTGCGGGAGGCCAGGGGCAGCCCCAACACTGCCTCCGCAGAGGCCACCCTGCCGAGGTGGCGGGCGGGTGAGCAGGCCCAGCCCCCAGGGGACCAGGAGCCTGAGGCTGTGCTGGCCATGCTCAGGTCCCTAGACCTGGAGGGCCTGCGGAGCACGCTGGCCGAGAGCAGCGACCACGTGGAAAAGAGTCCCCAGTCCCTCCTGCAGGACATGCTGGCCACGGGAGGCTTCCTGCAGGGGGACGAGGCCGACTGCTACTGA
- the BRAT1 gene encoding integrator complex assembly factor BRAT1 isoform X4, with the protein MDPECAQLLPALCAVLVDPRQPVADDTCLEKLLDWFKTVTEGESSVVLLQEHPCLVELLSHVLKVQDLSSGVLSFSLRLAGTFAAQENCFQYLQQGELLPGLFGEPGPLGRATWAVPTVRSGWIQGLRSLAQHPSALRFLADHGAVDTIFSLQGDSSLFVASAASQLLVHVLALSMRGGAEGQPCLPGGDWPACAQKIMDHVEESLCSAATPKVTQALNVLTTTFGRCQSPWTEALWVRLSPRVACLLERDPIPAAHSFVDLLLCVARSPVFSSSDGSLWETVARALSCLGPTHMGPLALGILKLEHCPQALRTQAFQVLLQPLACVLKATVQAPGPPGLLDGTADDATTVDTLLASKSSCAGLLCRTLAHLEELQPLPQRPSPWPQASLLGATVTVLRLCDGSAAPASSVGGHLCGTLAGCVRVQRAALDFLGTLSQGTGPQELVTQALAVLLECLESPGSSPTASADGAFTQGHRAAAQRASRCSPPYLLQVLKKAFQATLRWLLSSPKTPGCSDLGPLIPQFLRELFPVLQKRLCHPCWEVRDSALEFLTQLSRHWGGQADFRCALLASEVPQLALQLLQDPESYVRASAVTAMGQLSSQGLHAPTSPEHAEARQSLFLELLHILSVDSEGFPRRAVMQVFTEWLRDGHADAAQDTEQFVATVLQAASRDLDWEVRAQGLELALVFLGQTLGPPRTHCPYAVALPEVAPAQPLTEALRALCHVGLFDFAFCALFDCDRPVAQKSCDLLLFLRDKIASYSSLREARGSPNTASAEATLPRWRAGEQAQPPGDQEPEAVLAMLRSLDLEGLRSTLAESSDHVEKSPQSLLQDMLATGGFLQGDEADCY; encoded by the exons ATGGACCCAGAATGCGCCCAGCTGCTCCCGGCTCTCTGTGCTGTTCTGGTAGATCCCAGGCAGCCGGTGGCAGATGACACCTGTTTGGAGAAGCTCCTGGACTGGTTTAAAACGGTCACTGAAGGAG AGTCCAGTGTCGTGCTGCTGCAGGAGCACCCCTGCCTGGTGGAGCTGCTGTCCCATGTGCTGAAAGTCCAGGACCTGAGTTCTGGGGTCCTCTCCTTCTCACTGCGCCTGGCAGGAACCTTCGCAGCCCAGGAAAACTGCTTCCAGTATCTTCAG CAGGGGGAGTTACTACCAGGGCTCTTTGGGGAGCCAGGACCCCTCGGCCGAGCAACCTGGGCCGTCCCCACCGTGCGCAGCGGCTGGATCCAGGGCCTGCGCTCCCTGGCACAGCACCCCAGCGCCCTGCGCTTCCTGGCCGACCATG GTGCGGTCGACACCATCTTCTCCCTGCAGGGAGACTCCAGCCTGTTTGTGGCCTCGGCGGCCAGTCAGCTCCTGGTGCACGTCCTGGCTTTGTCCATGCGAGGTGGAGCCGAGGGGCAGCCCTGCCTGCCGGGGGGTGACTGGCCCGCGTGTGCCCAGAAGATCATGGATCACGTTGAAGAGTCCTTGTGCTCCGCGGCCACCCCCAAGGTCACTCAGGCCCTGAACGTCCTGACCACGACCTTCGGGCGCTGCCAGAGCCCCTGGACGGAAGCCCTGTGGGTGCGGCTGAGTCCCCGCGTGGCCTGTCTGCTGGAGAGAGACCCCATCCCCGCCGCACACTCGTTCGTGGACCTGCTTCTCTGTGTGGCTCG TTCTCCCGTGTTCAGTTCTTCCGACGGCAGCCTGTGGGAGACAGTGGCGCGGGCTCTGAGCTGCCTGGGTCCCACCCACATGGGACCCCTGGCTTTGGGGATCCTGAAGCTCGAGCACTG TCCACAGGCACTGAGGACCCAGGCCTTCCAGGTCCTTCTCCAGCCCCTGGCCTGTGTCCTGAAGGCCACGGTTCAGGCCCCCGGACCCCCAG GCTTGCTGGACGGGACGGCAGACGATGCCACGACGGTGGACACACTCCTGGCCTCCAAGTCGTCCTGCGCCGGCCTCCTGTGCCGCACCCTGGCTCACCTGGAGGAGCTGCAGCCGCTG CCCCAGCGCCCTTCACCGTGGCCCCAGGCGTCTCTACTGGGGGCTACAGTGACTGTCCTGCGGCTCTGTGACGGCTCGGCTGCCCCTGCCTCCAGTGTGGGGGGCCACCTCTGTGGGACCCTGGCGGGCTGCGTCCGGGTCCAGCGAGCAGCCCTCGACTTCCTGGGGACGCTGTCACAGGGGACAG GCCCCCAGGAGCTGGTGACGCAGGCGCTTGCTGTCCTCCTGGAGTGCCTCGAGAGCCCCGGCTCCAGCCCCACG GCCTCTGCGGATGGGGCCTTCACACAGGGCCACAGAGCTGCTGCTCAGAGAGCTTCACGATGCAG CCCACCCTATCTGCTCCAGGTTCTGAAGAAGGCCTTCCAGGCCACGCTCAGGTGGCTCCTGAGCTCACCCAAGACCCCCGGCTGCTCTGATCTCGGCCCCCTCATCCCGCAGTTCCTCAGAG AGCTGTTCCCTGTGCTGCAGAAACGCCTGTgccacccctgctgggaggtgagggACTCCGCCCTCGAGTTCCTGACCCAGCTGAGCAGGCACTGGGGAG GACAGGCTGACTTCAGATGCGCACTCTTGGCTTCAGAGGTGCCTCAGCTGGCCCTGCAGCTCCTCCAGGACCCTGAGAGTTATGTCCGAGCGAGTGCAGTGACCGCCATGGGGCAGCTGTCCAGCCAGGGCCTGCACGCCCCCACCAGCCCTGAGCATGCAGAGGCCCGGCAG AGCCTGTTCCTGGAGCTCCTGCACATCCTCTCCGTAGACTCGGAGGGCTTCCCACGGCGGGCGGTCATGCAAGTCTTCACTGAGTGGCTGCGGGACGGCCACGCCGACGCGGCCCAGGACACGGAGCAGTTCGTGGCCACTGTGCTGCAGGCGGCGAGCCGAGACCTGGACTGGGAGGTCCGCGCCCAGGGCCTGGAGCTGGCCCTCGTGTTCCTGGGCCAGACTTTGGGGCCGCCGCGTACCCACTGCCCCTATGCCGTGGCCCTACCCGAGGTGGCCCCAGCCCAGCCACTCACCGAGGCACTGAGGGCTCTCTGCCACGTGGGGCTCTTTGACTTCGCCTTTTGTGCCTTGTTTGACTGCGACCGCCCTGTGGCGCAGAAGTCTTGTGACCTCCTTCTCTTCCTGAGGGACAAGATTGCTTCCTACAGCAGCCTGCGGGAGGCCAGGGGCAGCCCCAACACTGCCTCCGCAGAGGCCACCCTGCCGAGGTGGCGGGCGGGTGAGCAGGCCCAGCCCCCAGGGGACCAGGAGCCTGAGGCTGTGCTGGCCATGCTCAGGTCCCTAGACCTGGAGGGCCTGCGGAGCACGCTGGCCGAGAGCAGCGACCACGTGGAAAAGAGTCCCCAGTCCCTCCTGCAGGACATGCTGGCCACGGGAGGCTTCCTGCAGGGGGACGAGGCCGACTGCTACTGA
- the BRAT1 gene encoding integrator complex assembly factor BRAT1 isoform 3 (isoform 3 is encoded by transcript variant 3), which translates to MRGGAEGQPCLPGGDWPACAQKIMDHVEESLCSAATPKVTQALNVLTTTFGRCQSPWTEALWVRLSPRVACLLERDPIPAAHSFVDLLLCVARSPVFSSSDGSLWETVARALSCLGPTHMGPLALGILKLEHCPQALRTQAFQVLLQPLACVLKATVQAPGPPGLLDGTADDATTVDTLLASKSSCAGLLCRTLAHLEELQPLPQRPSPWPQASLLGATVTVLRLCDGSAAPASSVGGHLCGTLAGCVRVQRAALDFLGTLSQGTGPQELVTQALAVLLECLESPGSSPTVLKKAFQATLRWLLSSPKTPGCSDLGPLIPQFLRELFPVLQKRLCHPCWEVRDSALEFLTQLSRHWGGQADFRCALLASEVPQLALQLLQDPESYVRASAVTAMGQLSSQGLHAPTSPEHAEARQSLFLELLHILSVDSEGFPRRAVMQVFTEWLRDGHADAAQDTEQFVATVLQAASRDLDWEVRAQGLELALVFLGQTLGPPRTHCPYAVALPEVAPAQPLTEALRALCHVGLFDFAFCALFDCDRPVAQKSCDLLLFLRDKIASYSSLREARGSPNTASAEATLPRWRAGEQAQPPGDQEPEAVLAMLRSLDLEGLRSTLAESSDHVEKSPQSLLQDMLATGGFLQGDEADCY; encoded by the exons ATGCGAGGTGGAGCCGAGGGGCAGCCCTGCCTGCCGGGGGGTGACTGGCCCGCGTGTGCCCAGAAGATCATGGATCACGTTGAAGAGTCCTTGTGCTCCGCGGCCACCCCCAAGGTCACTCAGGCCCTGAACGTCCTGACCACGACCTTCGGGCGCTGCCAGAGCCCCTGGACGGAAGCCCTGTGGGTGCGGCTGAGTCCCCGCGTGGCCTGTCTGCTGGAGAGAGACCCCATCCCCGCCGCACACTCGTTCGTGGACCTGCTTCTCTGTGTGGCTCG TTCTCCCGTGTTCAGTTCTTCCGACGGCAGCCTGTGGGAGACAGTGGCGCGGGCTCTGAGCTGCCTGGGTCCCACCCACATGGGACCCCTGGCTTTGGGGATCCTGAAGCTCGAGCACTG TCCACAGGCACTGAGGACCCAGGCCTTCCAGGTCCTTCTCCAGCCCCTGGCCTGTGTCCTGAAGGCCACGGTTCAGGCCCCCGGACCCCCAG GCTTGCTGGACGGGACGGCAGACGATGCCACGACGGTGGACACACTCCTGGCCTCCAAGTCGTCCTGCGCCGGCCTCCTGTGCCGCACCCTGGCTCACCTGGAGGAGCTGCAGCCGCTG CCCCAGCGCCCTTCACCGTGGCCCCAGGCGTCTCTACTGGGGGCTACAGTGACTGTCCTGCGGCTCTGTGACGGCTCGGCTGCCCCTGCCTCCAGTGTGGGGGGCCACCTCTGTGGGACCCTGGCGGGCTGCGTCCGGGTCCAGCGAGCAGCCCTCGACTTCCTGGGGACGCTGTCACAGGGGACAG GCCCCCAGGAGCTGGTGACGCAGGCGCTTGCTGTCCTCCTGGAGTGCCTCGAGAGCCCCGGCTCCAGCCCCACG GTTCTGAAGAAGGCCTTCCAGGCCACGCTCAGGTGGCTCCTGAGCTCACCCAAGACCCCCGGCTGCTCTGATCTCGGCCCCCTCATCCCGCAGTTCCTCAGAG AGCTGTTCCCTGTGCTGCAGAAACGCCTGTgccacccctgctgggaggtgagggACTCCGCCCTCGAGTTCCTGACCCAGCTGAGCAGGCACTGGGGAG GACAGGCTGACTTCAGATGCGCACTCTTGGCTTCAGAGGTGCCTCAGCTGGCCCTGCAGCTCCTCCAGGACCCTGAGAGTTATGTCCGAGCGAGTGCAGTGACCGCCATGGGGCAGCTGTCCAGCCAGGGCCTGCACGCCCCCACCAGCCCTGAGCATGCAGAGGCCCGGCAG AGCCTGTTCCTGGAGCTCCTGCACATCCTCTCCGTAGACTCGGAGGGCTTCCCACGGCGGGCGGTCATGCAAGTCTTCACTGAGTGGCTGCGGGACGGCCACGCCGACGCGGCCCAGGACACGGAGCAGTTCGTGGCCACTGTGCTGCAGGCGGCGAGCCGAGACCTGGACTGGGAGGTCCGCGCCCAGGGCCTGGAGCTGGCCCTCGTGTTCCTGGGCCAGACTTTGGGGCCGCCGCGTACCCACTGCCCCTATGCCGTGGCCCTACCCGAGGTGGCCCCAGCCCAGCCACTCACCGAGGCACTGAGGGCTCTCTGCCACGTGGGGCTCTTTGACTTCGCCTTTTGTGCCTTGTTTGACTGCGACCGCCCTGTGGCGCAGAAGTCTTGTGACCTCCTTCTCTTCCTGAGGGACAAGATTGCTTCCTACAGCAGCCTGCGGGAGGCCAGGGGCAGCCCCAACACTGCCTCCGCAGAGGCCACCCTGCCGAGGTGGCGGGCGGGTGAGCAGGCCCAGCCCCCAGGGGACCAGGAGCCTGAGGCTGTGCTGGCCATGCTCAGGTCCCTAGACCTGGAGGGCCTGCGGAGCACGCTGGCCGAGAGCAGCGACCACGTGGAAAAGAGTCCCCAGTCCCTCCTGCAGGACATGCTGGCCACGGGAGGCTTCCTGCAGGGGGACGAGGCCGACTGCTACTGA
- the BRAT1 gene encoding integrator complex assembly factor BRAT1 isoform X6, whose protein sequence is MRGGAEGQPCLPGGDWPACAQKIMDHVEESLCSAATPKVTQALNVLTTTFGRCQSPWTEALWVRLSPRVACLLERDPIPAAHSFVDLLLCVARSPVFSSSDGSLWETVARALSCLGPTHMGPLALGILKLEHCPQALRTQAFQVLLQPLACVLKATVQAPGPPGLLDGTADDATTVDTLLASKSSCAGLLCRTLAHLEELQPLPQRPSPWPQASLLGATVTVLRLCDGSAAPASSVGGHLCGTLAGCVRVQRAALDFLGTLSQGTGPQELVTQALAVLLECLESPGSSPTASADGAFTQGHRAAAQRASRCSPPYLLQVLKKAFQATLRWLLSSPKTPGCSDLGPLIPQFLRELFPVLQKRLCHPCWEVRDSALEFLTQLSRHWGGQADFRCALLASEVPQLALQLLQDPESYVRASAVTAMGQLSSQGLHAPTSPEHAEARQMGKLRIGGPCAHCAAWEGVRAGCGPRLHVRGQPPSCTGVLLREPRSCHPTNHPHLLPVPQSLFLELLHILSVDSEGFPRRAVMQVFTEWLRDGHADAAQDTEQFVATVLQAASRDLDWEVRAQGLELALVFLGQTLGPPRTHCPYAVALPEVAPAQPLTEALRALCHVGLFDFAFCALFDCDRPVAQKSCDLLLFLRDKIASYSSLREARGSPNTASAEATLPRWRAGEQAQPPGDQEPEAVLAMLRSLDLEGLRSTLAESSDHVEKSPQSLLQDMLATGGFLQGDEADCY, encoded by the exons ATGCGAGGTGGAGCCGAGGGGCAGCCCTGCCTGCCGGGGGGTGACTGGCCCGCGTGTGCCCAGAAGATCATGGATCACGTTGAAGAGTCCTTGTGCTCCGCGGCCACCCCCAAGGTCACTCAGGCCCTGAACGTCCTGACCACGACCTTCGGGCGCTGCCAGAGCCCCTGGACGGAAGCCCTGTGGGTGCGGCTGAGTCCCCGCGTGGCCTGTCTGCTGGAGAGAGACCCCATCCCCGCCGCACACTCGTTCGTGGACCTGCTTCTCTGTGTGGCTCG TTCTCCCGTGTTCAGTTCTTCCGACGGCAGCCTGTGGGAGACAGTGGCGCGGGCTCTGAGCTGCCTGGGTCCCACCCACATGGGACCCCTGGCTTTGGGGATCCTGAAGCTCGAGCACTG TCCACAGGCACTGAGGACCCAGGCCTTCCAGGTCCTTCTCCAGCCCCTGGCCTGTGTCCTGAAGGCCACGGTTCAGGCCCCCGGACCCCCAG GCTTGCTGGACGGGACGGCAGACGATGCCACGACGGTGGACACACTCCTGGCCTCCAAGTCGTCCTGCGCCGGCCTCCTGTGCCGCACCCTGGCTCACCTGGAGGAGCTGCAGCCGCTG CCCCAGCGCCCTTCACCGTGGCCCCAGGCGTCTCTACTGGGGGCTACAGTGACTGTCCTGCGGCTCTGTGACGGCTCGGCTGCCCCTGCCTCCAGTGTGGGGGGCCACCTCTGTGGGACCCTGGCGGGCTGCGTCCGGGTCCAGCGAGCAGCCCTCGACTTCCTGGGGACGCTGTCACAGGGGACAG GCCCCCAGGAGCTGGTGACGCAGGCGCTTGCTGTCCTCCTGGAGTGCCTCGAGAGCCCCGGCTCCAGCCCCACG GCCTCTGCGGATGGGGCCTTCACACAGGGCCACAGAGCTGCTGCTCAGAGAGCTTCACGATGCAG CCCACCCTATCTGCTCCAGGTTCTGAAGAAGGCCTTCCAGGCCACGCTCAGGTGGCTCCTGAGCTCACCCAAGACCCCCGGCTGCTCTGATCTCGGCCCCCTCATCCCGCAGTTCCTCAGAG AGCTGTTCCCTGTGCTGCAGAAACGCCTGTgccacccctgctgggaggtgagggACTCCGCCCTCGAGTTCCTGACCCAGCTGAGCAGGCACTGGGGAG GACAGGCTGACTTCAGATGCGCACTCTTGGCTTCAGAGGTGCCTCAGCTGGCCCTGCAGCTCCTCCAGGACCCTGAGAGTTATGTCCGAGCGAGTGCAGTGACCGCCATGGGGCAGCTGTCCAGCCAGGGCCTGCACGCCCCCACCAGCCCTGAGCATGCAGAGGCCCGGCAG atgggtaaactgaggatTGGAGGGCCGTGTGCTCACTGCGCAGCATGGGAAGGTGTCAGAGCGGGCTGTGGCCCTAGACTGCATGTCCGGGGCCAGCCCCCATCATGTACCGGAGTCCTGTTGCGGGAGCCTCGCTCCTGCCACCCCACCAACCATCCGCACTTGCTCCCTGTCCCCCAGAGCCTGTTCCTGGAGCTCCTGCACATCCTCTCCGTAGACTCGGAGGGCTTCCCACGGCGGGCGGTCATGCAAGTCTTCACTGAGTGGCTGCGGGACGGCCACGCCGACGCGGCCCAGGACACGGAGCAGTTCGTGGCCACTGTGCTGCAGGCGGCGAGCCGAGACCTGGACTGGGAGGTCCGCGCCCAGGGCCTGGAGCTGGCCCTCGTGTTCCTGGGCCAGACTTTGGGGCCGCCGCGTACCCACTGCCCCTATGCCGTGGCCCTACCCGAGGTGGCCCCAGCCCAGCCACTCACCGAGGCACTGAGGGCTCTCTGCCACGTGGGGCTCTTTGACTTCGCCTTTTGTGCCTTGTTTGACTGCGACCGCCCTGTGGCGCAGAAGTCTTGTGACCTCCTTCTCTTCCTGAGGGACAAGATTGCTTCCTACAGCAGCCTGCGGGAGGCCAGGGGCAGCCCCAACACTGCCTCCGCAGAGGCCACCCTGCCGAGGTGGCGGGCGGGTGAGCAGGCCCAGCCCCCAGGGGACCAGGAGCCTGAGGCTGTGCTGGCCATGCTCAGGTCCCTAGACCTGGAGGGCCTGCGGAGCACGCTGGCCGAGAGCAGCGACCACGTGGAAAAGAGTCCCCAGTCCCTCCTGCAGGACATGCTGGCCACGGGAGGCTTCCTGCAGGGGGACGAGGCCGACTGCTACTGA